A stretch of Henckelia pumila isolate YLH828 chromosome 4, ASM3356847v2, whole genome shotgun sequence DNA encodes these proteins:
- the LOC140860007 gene encoding NAC domain-containing protein 2-like: MKVSEQQLNLPAGFRFHPTDEELVVHYLCRKCAGQQIGVPIVAEIDLYKFDPWQLPGMALYGEKEWYFFSPRDRKYPNGSRPNRSAGTGYWKATGADKPVGKPKTLGIKKALVFYDGKAPKGVKTDWIMHEYRLANVDRSAGKKGNLRLDDWVLCRIYNKKGNLGKRYNVVDEKTEQFSDVEDQKPDVNSILYGGMVTKAPFVQAAPPPQSFELQKMDDYVHFDTSESIPKLHTDSSSSEHGFSPELMSDYKEIGSESEWSRLENSLQYEFSYTDGFLGVPFGSQMQDNDQMSLFQEMFGYMQKPF; encoded by the exons ATGAAGGTTAGTGAGCAGCAATTGAATCTGCCAGCTGGATTCAGGTTCCATCCGACGGACGAGGAGCTTGTCGTGCATTACCTCTGCCGTAAGTGTGCGGGCCAGCAGATTGGTGTTCCAATCGTAGCAGAGATTGATCTCTACAAGTTTGATCCATGGCAGCTTCCAG GTATGGCTCTGTATGGTGAAAAAGAGTGGTACTTTTTTTCCCCAAGAGACCGCAAGTACCCCAACGGTTCCCGACCGAACAGGTCGGCCGGAACCGGCTACTGGAAGGCTACCGGAGCTGACAAGCCGGTCGGAAAACCGAAGACTTTGGGAATAAAGAAGGCTCTGGTGTTCTACGACGGAAAAGCTCCAAAAGGAGTCAAGACCGATTGGATCATGCACGAATACCGTCTAGCTAATGTGGATAGGTCTGCTGGCAAGAAAGGCAATTTGAGG CTTGATGATTGGGTATTGTGTCGAATATACAACAAGAAAGGAAATCTTGGAAAGCGTTACAACGTAGTGGATGAGAAGACAGAGCAGTTCTCAGATGTCGAAGATCAAAAACCAGATGTGAATTCCATCCTTTATGGTGGAATGGTAACAAAGGCGCCTTTTGTGCAGGCGGCGCCGCCGCCGCAGTCCTTTGAATTGCAGAAGATGGATGACTATGTGCATTTCGACACATCCGAGTCGATACCCAAGTTGCACACTGATTCGAGTAGTTCAGAGCACGGGTTTTCCCCCGAGTTGATGTCTGATTATAAGGAGATTGGGAGTGAATCTGAATGGAGTCGGTTGGAAAACTCTCTCCAATATGAGTTCAGCTACACTGATGGCTTCCTAGGTGTTCCTTTTGGATCCCAAATGCAGGATAATGATCAGATGTCTCTGTTTCAAGAAATGTTTGGGTACATGCAGAAGCCCTTTTAG
- the LOC140865656 gene encoding aspartic proteinase Asp1, which produces MGKKFIFMILFLVLSVMCWGCTGQQQQKWRKLKPSESCSSRISKAGSSSVVFPLYGNVYPNGFYFVQVFIGYPPKPYFLDPDTGSDLTWLQCDAPCVRCTSGFHPLYRPSNDLVICKDPLCASLHSSDYKCDTPEQCDYEVEYADGGSSLGVLVNDFFTLNLTSAPQMSPRLTLGCGYDQLSGSSDHPLDGVLGLGRGKASIVSQLRDQGVVKNIVGHCLSGKGGFLFFGEDAYDSSRVTWTPMSRDHTKYYSAGLAELLFGGKSTGFKNLNVIFDSGSSYTYFDSQIYHTLLSLIKKEITKNSLKEATDDRTLPFCWKGKKPFKSTREVRSYFKTVTFSFANGWRSKAQFEINPESYLIISSKGNACLGILNGTDVGLNNFNMIGDISMQDKVLIYDNEKQKIGWTPANCDQHPKSKFEARIPLSAHDVHSF; this is translated from the exons atggggAAAAAGTTTATCtttatgatattatttttgGTGTTGAGTGTGATGTGTTGGGGTTGTACTGGTCAGCAGCAGCAGAAATGGAGGAAATTGAAGCCCTCTGAAAGCTGCTCATCAAGAATCAGTAAAGCTGGCTCATCTTCAGTGGTATTCCCACTCTATGGGAATGTTTATCCCAATGG GTTCTATTTTGTCCAAGTTTTTATAGGATACCCTCCAAAGCCATATTTTCTTGATCCAGACACAGGCAGTGACCTGACTTGGCTTCAATGTGACGCCCCTTGTGTTCGTTGCACGTCG GGATTTCACCCACTATACCGACCTAGCAACGACCTTGTTATCTGTAAAGACCCTCTCTGCGCATCTTTGCACTCGAGTGATTATAAATGTGATACTCCGGAGCAATGTGATTACGAGGTTGAGTATGCAGATGGGGGTTCGTCCCTCGGTGTTCTTGTCAATGATTTCTTCACCCTCAATCTCACCTCTGCACCGCAAATGAGTCCTCGTTTAACTCTTGG GTGTGGGTATGATCAGTTATCAGGATCATCCGACCACCCCTTAGATGGAGTGCTCGGCCTTGGAAGAGGAAAAGCGAGCATTGTGTCACAGCTTCGTGATCAGGGAGTTGTGAAAAATATTGTTGGCCATTGTCTAAGTGGAAAAGGTGGGTTTCTTTTCTTTGGAGAAGATGCTTATGATTCTTCGCGAGTTACATGGACACCGATGTCTCGTGATCACAC AAAGTATTATTCAGCTGGATTGGCAGAACTTCTTTTTGGTGGGAAAAGCACAGGGTTCAAGAATCTTAACGTGATTTTCGACAGTGGGAGTTCTTACACATACTTCGATTCTCAGATTTATCACACTCTCCTTTCTTTG ATAAAGAAAGAAATAACCAAGAACTCGTTGAAAGAAGCAACCGACGACCGTACCCTTCCATTCTGCTGGAAAGGCAAGAAACCTTTCAAGAGTACTCGTGAAGTTCGAAGCTACTTTAAGACAGTAACATTCAGCTTTGCCAATGGTTGGAGATCTAAAGCTCAGTTTGAAATCAACCCTGAATCATATCTCATAATCTCA TCAAAGGGCAATGCTTGTTTGGGAATCTTGAATGGCACGGATGTGGGATTGAACAATTTCAACatgattggag ATATATCAATGCAAGATAAAGTTTTGATCTACGACAATGAGAAGCAAAAGATCGGGTGGACGCCTGCCAACTGCGATCAGCACCCGAAATCCAAATTTGAAGCCAGAATCCCATTATCAGCACATGATGTACATAGCTTCTAG
- the LOC140863459 gene encoding protein disulfide-isomerase-like, which produces MESRAWSGTLAVSFVLLALLNAPLTAAEGEVEKVLTLGRSNFTETVSKHDFIVVEFYAPWCGHCKALAPEYEKAASTLSNHEPPIVLAKVDANEEANRELATEFEVQGFPTIKIFRNGGKNIQEYNGPRDADGIVNYLKKQVGPASAEIKSLEDATSLIDEKKIFVVGVFPKFSGEEFENFMTLAEKLRSDYDIAHTLNAKFLPRGEPVDKPTLRLLKPFDELFVDFQDFKIDAMEKFIEEASIPVVIVWDNDPSNHPYINKFFESSNAKAMLFVNFSKEQDSFQTKYKDAATLYKGKGVSFLFGDVDAGQGAFQYFGLKEEQAPLLIIQNAEGQKYLKANIEPSQITSWVKDYLEGLVKPFIRSEPIPEVNNEPVKVVVTDSLQDLVFNSGKNVLLEFYAPWCGHCKKLAPILDEVAISFEKDPDVLIAKLDATVNDIPSDTFDVQGYPTLYFRSSGGNLLPYDGERTKEDIIEFIQKNRDSHAEPISTKSESVDSDSVKDEL; this is translated from the exons ATGGAATCTAGGGCTTGGAGTGGTACTTTGGCGGTTTCTTTTGTGCTTTTAGCGTTGCTGAATGCACCGCTCACGGCGGCGGAAGGGGAAGTAGAAAAGGTGTTGACTTTGGGCCGTTCCAATTTCACGGAGACGGTGTCCAAGCACGACTTCATCGTCGTCGAATTCTACGCTCCTTG GTGTGGCCACTGTAAGGCTCTTGCGCCAGAG TATGAAAAAGCCGCATCAACCCTGAGCAACCACGAGCCTCCAATTGTTCTGGCAAAAGTAGATGCAAATGAAGAAGCAAATAGAGAACTAGCTACTGAATTTGAGGTCCAGGGTTTTCCAACCATTAAAATCTTTAGAAATGGGGGAAAAAACATTCAGGAATATAATGGTCCTCGCGATGCTGATGGTATTGTTAATTACTTGAAGAAGCAAGTAGGGCCAGCATCAGCTGAAATTAAATCTCTGGAAGATGCTACTAGTCTTATTGATGAGAAAAAGATTTTTGTT GTTGGGGTGTTTCCAAAATTTTCTGGagaggaatttgagaatttcaTGACTTTAGCCGAGAAGTTACGTTCTGACTATGATATTGCTCATACCCTCAATGCTAAATTTCTTCCCCGGGGTGAACCAGTCGACAAGCCAACTCTTCGCTTGCTTAAGCCTTTTGATGAACTGTTTGTTGATTTCCAG GATTTCAAAATTGATGCCATGGAGAAATTTATCGAAGAAGCATCCATCCCAGTGGTGATTGTCTGGGATAATGATCCAAGCAATCACCCATATATTAACAAATTCTTTGAGAGTTCCAATGCCAAG GCTATGCTATTTGTGAACTTCAGCAAAGAGCAAGATTCTTTTCAGACAAAATATAAGGATGCTGCAACCCTGTACAAAGGGAAGGGGGTTAGTTTTCTGTTTGGCGATGTTGATGCTGGTCAAGGTGCCTTTCAG TACTTTGGACTCAAGGAGGAACAGGCCCCTCTGCTTATCATACAGAATGCTGAAGGGCAGAAATATCTCAAAGCAAACATAGAGCCTAGTCAGATTACATCTTGGGTGAAAGATTACTTG GAGGGACTAGTGAAGCCATTCATAAGGTCAGAGCCTATCCCTGAAGTCAATAATGAGCCTGTCAAGGTGGTCGTCACGGACAGCCTTCAGGACTTGGTTTTTAACTCCGGGAAGAATG TGCTGCTAGAATTCTATGCACCATGGTGTGGACATTGCAAAAAGTTGGCTCCAATCTTAGACGAAGTTGCAATATCATTTGAGAAGGATCCTGATGTTTTAATTGCAAAATTG GATGCAACCGTAAATGATATCCCAAGTGACACCTTTGACGTACAAGGATACCCTACTCTGTATTTCCGATCGTCAGGTGGCAACTTATTGCCGTATGATGGGGAGAGGACAAAGGAAGACATCATAGAGTTTATTCAAAAGAACCGGGATAGTCATGCTGAGCCGATCTCTACCAAATCCGAATCAGTGGATTCAGATTCTGTCAAGGATGAATTATGA
- the LOC140863460 gene encoding protein DOG1-like 4 produces MSLPTSSAPYMSDDSESFHNFFESWLVEQNQFLEKLVSASKENQQQEEQAVSQQELDRTILIPLIGKVIQHYEHYYRAKSRWAKNDVLIMFNPSWTSSLEDAFLWIGGWRPSMAFHLLYSKSGLQLEARIAEILRGISTGDLGDLSPGQLERVDELQKVTIREEKELSEKMAKKQEAVADKSMVELSHAATEMMREGAAADERMVEAALGPKEEGLVLMLQKADDLRLNTLRKVVGLLSPMQGVHFLIAAAELHLRFHEWGKKRDARIQQAAQGDQTQQHFDG; encoded by the coding sequence ATGTCTCTTCCGACCAGCAGCGCCCCATACATGTCCGATGACTCTGAATCTTTCCACAATTTCTTCGAATCCTGGCTCGTTGAGCAGAACCAGTTCTTGGAAAAGCTTGTTTCAGCTTCCAAAGAGAACCAGCAACAGGAGGAGCAAGCTGTAAGTCAACAAGAATTGGATCGGACGATCTTGATTCCTTTAATTGGAAAGGTTATCCAGCATTACGAGCATTATTACAGAGCTAAATCCAGATGGGCCAAGAACGATGTTTTGATCATGTTTAATCCTTCGTGGACGAGTAGTCTTGAAGATGCTTTCCTCTGGATCGGCGGGTGGCGCCCAAGTATGGCTTTCCACTTGCTGTATTCGAAATCCGGGCTGCAGCTTGAAGCCAGGATTGCGGAGATTTTACGGGGGATAAGCACGGGCGATTTGGGTGATCTCTCGCCGGGTCAACTGGAGAGAGTGGACGAATTGCAGAAGGTGACGATAAGGGAGGAGAAGGAATTGAGCGAGAAAATGGCCAAGAAGCAGGAGGCGGTGGCGGATAAGTCCATGGTTGAGTTGTCACATGCTGCGACGGAGATGATGAGGGAAGGGGCGGCGGCGGATGAGCGGATGGTGGAGGCGGCGCTGGGGCCTAAGGAGGAGGGATTGGTGCTGATGTTGCAGAAAGCAGATGATTTGAGGCTGAACACACTGAGAAAAGTGGTTGGTTTGTTGAGTCCTATGCAGGGTGTGCATTTCTTGATTGCTGCAGCTGAGTTGCATTTGAGGTTTCATGAATGGGGGAAGAAGAGGGATGCTAGGATTCAACAAGCTGCCCAAGGTGATCAGACTCAGCAACATTTTGATGGATAA